The genomic region CCGGCGGGGCTCGCTGCGGCATTCAATTTCATCAACGTCGACCATCAGGTTCTCGCCACCCCGGCCCTGGCTTACCTTAAGCAATGCACGCCTTTATGTGATGCCCTGATGGTGTGCCAGGCGCAAGGCTGGTCAGCAGGCGCTCAATGGCTGTTGTCATCGAAAGGCCGCACGGTTTTACGTGATCCCCTATTGCTTACGACATTAGGCGCCGCCGCCAACACGGATCTGGATATCGAACTGTTACTGACGGCATTACGCAAAGTTCTGTTGATGAGCGCGCCGGATAAAACTTTTCGCAAAGCTCATATTCTGGAATTTATCTACGTGCTGATCAGGCTGTTGGAAATCAATGAGTATGTCTTTGCCGTATCCAATGAAGAGCAACAACAGCTTGAGAACATCTTCATTAATCCGCAGGGCGTTGCCAAAGGATCACGGGCGGCGGCGGAAAGTCTATTGCTAAAGGCGCTTTATGCACCCCTTTGGCGGCTTCTGGGTGAGGACGGCAAGAATTGTGATGAATGGAAAGTCACACCCAAAAAGTGGGGTGACATGATCAGCGCACATATTGGCGAAAGAAATAAAGTCGCCGAAGCCGCGCAAGGAATCGAATGCCTTGGTGACATCGGTGATGAAATTTCACAAAACGTTGCCCGCCTTTATGAGGAAAATCCTTATCCACGGTGGTTGAGCTTGCATACCCCGAGTGTCAAAAGTCGCCGCAATTTATTGGCGGGTTATTTTACAGATAAGGAATTGGCCTTCATGGAGGCCCCCTGCACGGTATTGATCGCGGGTGCGGGAACCGGTCAGCAGGCCGTCGATGCCGCCTTGGGGTATGGTCCCAATGCCGCCCTCACGGCAATTGATCTTAGCCTCGCCAGCCTTGGCTACGCCAAGCGAATGGCTGAACTGTTCCAGGTCGACAATCTGCGCTTTATGCAATGCGACATTTTGAATACCGGTTTGCTTGA from Rhodospirillaceae bacterium harbors:
- a CDS encoding methyltransferase domain-containing protein, which translates into the protein MTEELGIEALKAGDYKSAISYFEAAVKIDPDNGAIRYHLAQALRHDGREGDAIIEATEALARDPAHNEAARLLTYLLSFLKLRNPGGINPAGLAAAFNFINVDHQVLATPALAYLKQCTPLCDALMVCQAQGWSAGAQWLLSSKGRTVLRDPLLLTTLGAAANTDLDIELLLTALRKVLLMSAPDKTFRKAHILEFIYVLIRLLEINEYVFAVSNEEQQQLENIFINPQGVAKGSRAAAESLLLKALYAPLWRLLGEDGKNCDEWKVTPKKWGDMISAHIGERNKVAEAAQGIECLGDIGDEISQNVARLYEENPYPRWLSLHTPSVKSRRNLLAGYFTDKELAFMEAPCTVLIAGAGTGQQAVDAALGYGPNAALTAIDLSLASLGYAKRMAELFQVDNLRFMQCDILNTGLLEGEFDVIESIGVLHHMDDPWLGWKTLVEKLRPGGLMKIGLYSSAARRTIASLRKEIEARETGDDEQTIRDYRQSIINQGADGEGAFLLQSADFFSLSNFRDLMFHVSEQHVTIPEIATFMTTSELTFHGFEIPLDIVDGYPGSDAILDLESWHDFEDSHPDTFKGMYVFWCRKN